Within Candidatus Saccharibacteria bacterium, the genomic segment TACGTTCGGGAGGCGGAGATAGTTGTTTTTTGTGTGTCATCTGCAAAGCCAGCCTTTTTTGCAGAAAACTCGTATTCCCCGGGCGCCAGATACTGCACACCGGCAGATATTACCTTGCCATTAAGATAAACAGTAGCATCATCTGGCGAAACGGCAACCGTTACACGAATTTTCCCCTGGCGTGAAGTGCTTGAATACAGGTTTAGCCCAATAAGTATCACAAGTAGTACGGCAAAAAATACACTGAGCGCAACAAGCCTTCGTTTGAATAGGCGCGAGTTGTCCTGCATAATAATTTCTCCTCCTTATACACCTAAATCTGTTTTAACAACGAACCACAAGAAATCTGGGTCGGCAACGCCCTCTAGGCCAGCCATGGGTGCTCTTGAACACTGTGACGCAGAAGCAATCTTAGAATAAAAGCCTGCATGTTCTCCAATGTACAAGTAGGTATGACCACTTCTGAGTGCAATGGCATAAGAATATTTTGCAAGGTCCTGGGTGGTTTTTGGTTTGATTTCCTCGTACATGTCCGGGTTTTCTCGGACGTAAGCCAGCTGACCGTCGGTATTCCTCGCTCCGTTCTTAGCTTCACCATATTTCGGGTCTACCCCACTATCCTGCATAACTCTTGTCGTAAAGCCGCCACAATCAACTCCACCTCCGTAGCAAGTATCACCCGTGTACTTGCCGTTGGTTTTTGCCGTTCGAATTGCTTGCTCGTACGATGGTTTTTTTTCTGTGGGGTTTTCTGTCGCTTTTCGGTACTTAGGCCAGGCATAGTTTATCGCTACTTGGGCGACGCTACCCGAGCCGGTTGTTCCGCAGCCGGCTTGACTGGTTGCAGAAGTCGTCTGAGCCGATGCGGTAGGAGAAAAGAAAGAATTAACCCTTCCCCATAGGGGGGTTGTCCCCGCCCGCGCCTGAATGGGTTTTTCTCCTGATCCGACAGGTACGGCAGTCATTATGCCTTGTGCTATGCCTCGGGCGTAGACGTCTTGTTTGAATCCGGTCCGCCCAGTTTCGTTGTATACCCAAGGTACCTTGGAAAAAAGCTGCACAATCGATATATTACCCGCAGAAAGACCGGAACGCCCATCAAAGTTTAGGTCTTTCTCAATTGTGCCCGCTTCGCCAGCAGTTTTTCTAGCCTGTATCATTTTGTTGCTGTATTCTTGGCTTTTCGCGGCTACTGCCGAGTCTGAAAAGGTGGTTTTTATACCCTCATCATTTTGGCGGTAAGCGCCAACTTTCTGCGGGCTTACCCAGGATTTTTCTTTGTCACCAAACCTGCCGGTGTCTGTGTGGATACTCACTGCTATTGCTGCATTTGCATTATTTGCAATAGTAGCGCGTTCCTTAAGACTAATTGCCTCGTCTTCGGTTTCTTTAGTTACTATTACCCTATACCCCTCTGATTCAAGGATTGTCTTGGTCTGAAGTGCTACCTCCCAGACCTGCTTCCGTTCTTCAGGGTTTGTGGTTTCGCCTATATACAAGCCAGTTTCTGAATCTTTTAAGCCAGCATCCCTCGTAGAAGCACCGGAATGACCCGGGTCAAGCACTACGACGGGTGCGTTGGAGGCGTTGCCCACTGAGCAAGAACAACCCGAAGAAGCATTTACATATGTTGCGCCAGTTTGCTGGTATTTGAGGGCTATCTCCGCTGCCTTTACGCGGGAGTCATAGGCTTTCTCTCCCGCACCCTCCATTGATAATTCGTAGTAT encodes:
- a CDS encoding N-acetylmuramoyl-L-alanine amidase; the encoded protein is MKLSLLRPRAQHNTSLFWLTVRRISYVLCGIIVLVTSQGKPVLAYTTDDFNCMYYNTCWYNPTEVPTCSQPTSNVATSANNHENLVNAYNYFLSKKLPDGTPLSRIQAAAIIGNIAHESGGDPLNTQTGFTPDRTTDPTQVSFNAKGDQGGWGLIQWTPASKVIGIAQKANITGPISELSTQLDLVWWHMNYDSPTSKKNMLAGFTQTDLREAVVYYELSMEGAGEKAYDSRVKAAEIALKYQQTGATYVNASSGCSCSVGNASNAPVVVLDPGHSGASTRDAGLKDSETGLYIGETTNPEERKQVWEVALQTKTILESEGYRVIVTKETEDEAISLKERATIANNANAAIAVSIHTDTGRFGDKEKSWVSPQKVGAYRQNDEGIKTTFSDSAVAAKSQEYSNKMIQARKTAGEAGTIEKDLNFDGRSGLSAGNISIVQLFSKVPWVYNETGRTGFKQDVYARGIAQGIMTAVPVGSGEKPIQARAGTTPLWGRVNSFFSPTASAQTTSATSQAGCGTTGSGSVAQVAINYAWPKYRKATENPTEKKPSYEQAIRTAKTNGKYTGDTCYGGGVDCGGFTTRVMQDSGVDPKYGEAKNGARNTDGQLAYVRENPDMYEEIKPKTTQDLAKYSYAIALRSGHTYLYIGEHAGFYSKIASASQCSRAPMAGLEGVADPDFLWFVVKTDLGV